The Asticcacaulis sp. EMRT-3 region ATCAACTGGAAATGCGCAGCCGAACTCATCCACGACCAGACGCCCGCCGAAGATAAATTCTTCTTCCCCAACGGGCTGGCCGATTATCTGGCCGAGCGCGTCAAGGACACCGAAACCGTTTCGGACATCTTCTCAGGCCGGGTGGACCGCGCCGATGATGCGGGCGCGGTCGAATGGGCCGTGGTCTGGTCGGCGGCGGGCTTCGGCGAGCATGACGGCTTCGTCCAGTCCTATTGCAACACCATCCCCACACCCGATGGCGGCACCCACGAGGCGGGCCTGCGCGCCGCCCTGACGCGCTCGCTCAAAACCTATGCCGAGATGACCGGCGATAAACGCGGCGGCCTGATCACCGCCGAAGACGTGGCAGCCAGCGCCGGAGTCGTCATCTCGGTCTTTATCCGCAATCCCGAATTCCAGGGCCAGACCAAGGATCGCCTGTCCTCGCCCGACGCGGCGCGGCTGGTGGAACGGGCGCTGGCCGATCCGTTCGATCACTGGCTGACCTCATCGCCCAAACAGGCCGACCGTCTGCTGCAATTTATCGTCGAAAAGGCGGAAGAACGGCTGAAAAAGCGCAAGGACAAGGAAGTCCAGCGCGCCTCAGCCACGCGCAAGCTGCGCCTGCCCGGCAAGCTGGCCGATTGCGCCCGCCAGGACGCCATCGGCACCGAACTGTTCATCGTCGAAGGCGATTCGGCTGGCGGCTCGGCCAAGCAGGGCCGCAACCGCAATACCCAGGCCATCCTGCCCCTGCGCGGCAAGATCCTCAATGTCGCCTCGGCCACCGGCGACAAGGCGCGCGCCAATCAGGAACTGTCCGATCTCGGCCTGGCGCTCGGCGTGCAGCCCGGTGCCAAGTTCCGCGAGGAAGACCTGCGTTATGAGCGCATCGTCATCATGACCGATGCCGATGTCGATGGCGCCCACATTGCCAGCCTGCTGATCACCTATTTTTACCGCACCATGCCGGCCATGATCCGCAACGGCAACCTGTTCCTCGCCATGCCGCCGCTCTACCGCTTAAGCCTGGGCGGCAAAACCTTTTATGCGCGTGACGATGCCCACCGCGATGAACTGATCGCGAAGGAATTCAAGGGCAAGCGCCCGGAAATCGGCCGTTTCAAGGGTCTGGGCGAAATGATGCCCAGCCAGCTCAAGGAAACCACGATGGATCCCAAGACTCGCACGATGGCGCGCGTCACCCTGCCGCACGATGAGGAAGACATCGAAGCTCTGGTCGAAACCCTGATGGGCCGCAAACCGGAACTGCGCTTTCGTTTTATTCAGGATAATGCCGAATTCGCCATCGCTGATCTGGATGTTTAAACAGCGGCGACAAGAAAAATCTGTTCATTATTGCAAATTCTGTTATCAGACACGCACGAGCCGACAAAACCGGCTCGCGCGTGTTCGCGCATTGAGATGGGTCAGCCCGTCTGGCGAATACCGGCCGCCCATCCTTGCGCCACGATCGGCGCGCCGTTCACCCGCCTGCAAGATCGCTTGCCCGCCTGTGAACCTGTTTGAATAGAGTGTCATGACGAAATTTACTGAACTCGGCCTCGGCGCGGAAGTGCTCCGGGCAGTGGCTGAAACGGGCTATGATACGCCCACCGCCATTCAGGAACAGGCCATACCCGTGGCCCTGACCGGGCTTGACGTGCTGGGTATTGCCCAGACCGGCACCGGCAAGACCGCCGCCTTTACCCTGCCGATGATCGAACGTCTGGCTGCTGGCCGCTCACGCGCCCGGATGCCGCGCGCCATTGTGCTGGCGCCGACGCGCGAACTGGCCGATCAGGTGGCCGAGGCGTTTGAAAAATACGCCAAATATCACAAGCTGAACTGGGCCTTGCTGATCGGGGGCGTCTCGATGGCCGATCAGGTGGCCAAGCTCGACAAGGGCGTCGATGTGCTGATCTGCACGCCGGGCCGCCTGCTCGATCTGTTTGAGCGCTCCAAGGTGATGCTCAATGGCGTTCAGATTATGGTGGTCGATGAAGCCGACCGGATGCTCGATATGGGTTTTATTCCCGACATCGAGCGTATCTTCAAACTGACCCCGCCGACGCGCCAGACCCTGTTCTTTTCGGCCACCATGCCGCCGGAAATCACGCGCCTGACCGAACAGTTTCTGAAAAATCCGGTGCGTATCGAAGTGTCGCGCCCGGCCTCTACCAACGAAAACATCACCCAATATGTGCTGCGCGTGCCGCACCGCGACGCCCGCGCCAAGCGCATTGCCCTGCGCGCCCTGATCGCCACGCTCGACATCAAGAACGGCATCGTCTTCTGCAACCGCAAGTCGGATGTCGATATTGTCGCCAAGTCTTTGTCAAAGCACGGCCTCGACGCTGCGCCGATTCACGGCGACCTCGACCAGAGCCTGCGCATGAAGACGCTCGACGCCTTCCGCAAGGGTGATCTGAAACTGCTCGTGGCCTCCGATGTGGCGGCGCGCGGCCTCGATATTCCCGATGTCGGCCATGTCTTCAATTTCGACGTACCGCACCACGCCGACGACTATGTCCACCGCGTCGGCCGCACCGGTCGTGCCGGACGTTCGGGTGAGGCCTATCTGCTGCTGTCGGCGGCCGACGAAAAGAATTACGACAAGGTGGTCAAGCTGATCAAGAAAGACCCCGCTGTTCTCGATCTGGATGTCGATTACAGCGCGCTCAGCGATGCGCCGCGTCCCGCAGTGCGTGAATCGGGCAAAAGCCGCGGCAGCAGCAGCAGTCGGGTTCGTGATCGTAAAGAAAAACCGCGCGCCATCGTCGAAAACACAGAAAATCCGGAAAAAATACAGGCTCCCGTCGAAAAAATTTCGCCTGCAACCGCCGCCACAATTCAACCCGAAGCTGTCGGGAAAAAGCCTGCATCGCGCGGTAAAAAGCAAAATAAAACAACTGATAAAGCAGAGGTCGATACGCCATTTGGTGATCACGTTCCGGCCTTTATGATGCGGTCGGCACCGGTAAAAACGTAGCCCTCTTTCAATTTGTTGGCCACAGTACGGCGGCGTTAACCGCCTGTCAGAGAAGTTGCGCTAGGTTTGATCCGTTGCAAAGAATTGCCAACACCGGACGACCAGGGGAAACGCCTCTTCAATGAATAAAGATATAGACATCAGCGTCAGAAGTCCCAGTGCCTACGCCCTTGCCGGCGATGCCCTGCGCCTGATGCAGGAACATGGCGTTTGGCCCACTCCGCTGAATTATGAGTTGTGGCTCTATGTCGCCGGTGATCCGGAATGTCCGCTGGCGCAGGAAATTCTGCGCCTTGTGGCAGCGGGCGAAATGATCAGCGAAGATGTTTCCGAAAGTCTAGCCAGCAAATTCATCACACGCCTCAAGCTGAACGATGAGGTGCGTGACGCCGGCCTGAAGCTGACGCGCGAACTGGCCTCGATCACCGAGGTGATCGTCGATGCGCAAAAGACGCAACGCACCTATTCCGAAACCCTGGAAGGCGCCAGAAACGCGATGAACGCGGTTGACGCCTCGGCACTGAAGAGCCTGGTCGACAACCTGACCGAAGCCACCAATACCGTGCTTGATCATCATGCCGTTCTCGAAAACCGGCTCACCGAATCGTCACGCGAAGTCAACCGCCTGCGCAAGCACCTCGATCAGGTGCGCATGGAGGCGATGACCGACGCCCTGACCAATCTGGCCAATCGTAAATCGTTTGACGAAGCACTCGATGCCCATTGTGAAGATGATGGCACCCTGCCCCTGACACTCGCGGTTATCGACATCGACCATTTCAAGCGTTTCAACGATACCTGGGGCCACCAGACCGGCGATCAGGTTCTGCGTTATGTCGCCTCGGTTCTGGCGCGCATCGGCCGCGCACCGCGCATGGCGGCGCGTTATGGCGGCGAAGAATTCGGCCTGCTCTTCCCCGGTGAAACCTGCGCCCAGATCGAGCGCCTGCTCAACGAAGCCCGCCAGGAAATCGCCTCGCGCGTGCTCAAGCGCCGCTCCACCAACGAAGACTTAGGCACCGTCACCATTTCGGCGGGTCTGGCCCAGCGTCATGCCGGTGAGGATTCGTTCGACCTGCTCGACCGCGCCGATAAGGCCCTTTATCAATCGAAAAACAGCGGACGCAACCGCGTCACCATCGCTGACGACGATCAGTTGAATTCCAACGCCGCCTGACAGGCCTGACCTTTCACGCCACTTGACAATGCGCGTGAACAATGTTCAAATCCGTCATCAAATGACGGAGACGTCCGATGCGCAGTTGTCTATTTGCCCTAGCCTACTGGTGGCTTTCGATCAGCTATAGCCTGCTGGCCCTGATACTGTCCCTGTTGCCTGGCCATGCCCCCGTGCGCTGGATCATCCACCGCTATACACGGCGCATGGTGCAGGCCATGCGGATTTTCGCGGGCATAGGGCTGGAGATTCGCGGCCGCGAACACCTGCTCGACCGACCGGTCATCTATGCCTGCAAGCACCAGAGCTGGGGCGACGGCTTCAGCATCTATGCTCAGTTCGACGATCTCGCCTTCGTTACCGGCGACCATCTCGAAAAATATCCGCTGATGGCCACGCTTTTGCGCAAACTGGGGGCGATTGTCGTCAATAATTGCGGTGGCCATCAGGCGCGCAAGGCCCTGGCCAGCCGCTCCGCCGAGGCGGCGCGTGATGGCCGCTCGATCCTGATCTATCCCGAAGGCCACCTCAATGCACCGGGCACCTACCGTCGCTATCGCGCCGGCGTCTGGCACATGATGCGCGATTTCGACATGCCGGTCGTGCCCGTAGCCACCAATCTCGGCCTGTTCTGGCAGGAGCAACGGTTTGAAAAACGCCCCGGCACCGCCGTGCTGGAATTTCTCGCTCCCATCATGCCGGGTCTGGACAAGGACGCCTTCCTTGATCTGCTGCGTGATCGTATTGAAACGCGCAGCCAGCAATTGATCAGCGAAGCCACCGGCCAGCCTTTTACGCCATCCATTCCCGCCGAACCGCTGCTCTCACCTCTGTGATCGAAAGCGCCAAGGCTTTGTTAAGTTTCATCATCATACAATTCATGACAACCGCATTTTGCGTTGGCGTAAGGGGTGCAATATGGCCAGTGGCTTTCATGTCAGTGCGCGGATCGATGAGGATGAACGCCTGATCGTCTTTCGCATGAGTGGGCTGATCGACAGCCGCATCCTGATTGATCGCTGGATCGACACCTATAGCGGCCTTGCCGAACCGTGGCTTTATAACCGCCTGCTCGATTACCGCCGCTCCGAAGGCATTGTCGAATTCGATGAAATCATCCGCTTCGCCCACTGGTGGGACGAACGCACGGCGGGTGTCGATTACACCTCCAAAGTGGCGGTCATTGTCAATAATTCGCTCGATCTGGTGCGCGTCAATGTCGTTTCTCGGCAATTCCCGCGTGACATCCGCAAGTCCTTCATGACGCTTGATGAGGGCTTAAGCTGGCTCGGCGAAGCCCCCGGCGATCTGGCTATCAGGGCTTAATCCGCGCTGACCGGTTTGATCGTGACACTCTCGCCGCAACCCCCATTTTACGCAAAGATTTGCGGTTGCGGCTTAATCCGCGCTGACCGGTTTGATCGTGACGCTCTCGCCGCAACCCCCATTTTACGCAAAGATTTGCGGTTGCGGCTTAATCCGCGCTGACCGGTTTGATCGTGACGCTCTCGCCGCAACCGCAGGCATCCGTTTCGTTCGGGTTTTTAAAAACAAACTTCGAAGCCAGCTTCGTCGTCTCGTAATCAATAACCGTGCCGACCAGATACAGAACCGCCTTGGCGTCGATCAGGATCGTGACGCCCTTATCGCTGACCACCTCGTCAAGCGGCCCCGTCTCCTCGGCATAGGACAGCACATATTCCTGGCCCGCGCAGCCGCCCTGCTTCACGCCGACACGCAGACCCGCATAGGGCTTGTCCGCCTTATCCATGATCGCTTTCACCTGCGTGGCGGCGGCTTCGGTCAGGCTGACAATGGCCGGACGCGGGCGGCGGACGCGCGGTGTGATGACGGGTTGAATATCCATGACTATTCCAAAAATGCAGCCTTACTAAAAATGTAAAAATTTTCGCAGGGCCGCCCCAAGAAAATTTTTCCGATATGGTCATCCTCAAAGCCACTGAGCGCAGCGAAGGCCATTGGGGATGAGGTTTAAAACATATTCAGTTGCAGCTTGGCCTCATCGCTCATGCGCGACGAATCCCACGGCGGATCGAACAGAAGATTGACCTCGCAACCGGCCACGCCCTTGACCCCCATCACCGCCTGCTGCACCCAGCCCGGCATTTCCCCGGCCACCGGACAGCCCGGCGCGGTCAGGGTCATATCGACCACCACATGGCGCTCATCCGACACATCGACGCGATAGATCAGCCCCAGTTCATAAATATCGACCGGGATTTCCGGGTCGTACACCGTCTTGAAGGCGGCGATCAGTTCATCGGTCAGGCGGTCGAGCTCGGCCTGTTCGAGCGCAGCCGGTTGCTGGCCGCCCATCTCATCGAGGCTGAACATGGTGTCCTGATTTTCCGCGTGCGTTTCGGTCATGATTCCACTTTACGCCATTTAACTAAAGAACGGCATTTAACTAAAAAAAGACTGGGCCTTGGCGACAGCCTCAGCCAGGGTGTCGATCTCAGCCTCTGTATTATATAGGGCGATGGAGGCGCGCACGGTAGAGGTGACGCCCAAACGAGTCATCAGAGGTTCGGCGCAATGCGTACCTGCCCGCACCGCCACATTATAACGGTCGAGAATCTGCGCCACATCATGCGCATGGGCCTGCCCCAGCGAAAAGGTCAGGATCGAGCCCTTGCCCGGCGCCTCGCCATGCACACGCAGGGAATTGATCTGCGTCAGGGCGTCATGGGCGCGCACATAGAGCGCATGTTCGTGGGCGGCGACCTCATCACGGTCAAACTGCACCAGCCAGTCGATGGCCGCCTTCAGCCCGATCACTTCCAGAATGGCCGGCGTGCCCGCCTCGAAGCGATGCGGCGGCTCGTTCCAGGTGATCTTGTCCTTGCTGACATGGCCGATCATCTCGCCACCACCCTGCCAGGGCGGCATGGCGTCCAGCAGGTCGGCCTTTGCATACAGCACCCCCAGCCCGGTGGGGCCATAGAGCTTATGCGCCGAAAAAACGTAGAAATCGGCGTCCATCGCCTTCACATCCACCGGCAAATGGACAATGCCCTGCGCCCCGTCGATCAGCACTTTCGCGCCGACCGCATGGGCCTTTGTGATGATCTCGGCCACCGGATTGATCGTGCCCAGCACGTTCGACATATGGGTGACGGCCACCATCTTCACGCGCGGCGTCAGCAGGCGTTCAAAAGCCGCCATATCGAGCGATCCGTCATCGAGGATCGGCACGTAAGTCAGCTTCAACCCCTTGCGCTCGGCCAGCATATACCACGGCACAATATTGGCGTGGTGTTCCATCTCGGTGGTCAGGATTTCATCACCGGCCTGGAGACTTTCGCCCCAACTATAGGCGACCAGATTGACGGCTTCCGTCGCCGACTTGGTGAAAACGATCTCGTTCACTTGCGCGCCCATAAAGCGCGCCACCGTCTCACGGCCCGCCTCATAGGCGTCGGTCGTCTCGTTAGCCAGGCGATGCAGGCCGCGATGCACATTGGCATAGGAATGCCGCATGGCCTCGCTCATAGCGTCGATCACGGCGGCGGGCTTCTGCGCCGAGGCCCCGGAATCGAGATAGACGAGCGGCTTATCCTTGATCTGGCGCGACAGGATCGGAAAGTCAGCGCGGGCGGCCTCGACATCAAAGGGCATGAAAACTCTCCGATGCATTCTCGATAAAATTCAACACGGTTTCGCGTAAAACCTCATCCTCGATCTGATCCGCCACCGGCACCACAAAGGCGTGGGTCAGCATGGCGCGCGCCGCCGCTTCGGGGATGCCGCGGCTCATGGCGAAAAACAAAGCCTCTTCGTCGAGCGCGCCAATCGTATTGCCGTGGGCGCATTGCACATCATCGGCATAGATTTCAAGTTCCGGCTTGGCGCGGATATGCGCCCCGTCATTGAGGATCAGCGCCTGATGGCGCATCCGCGCATCGGTGCCGTCCGCGCCCTTTTCGACCAGGATACGGCCCTGAAAAACGCCGGTAGCGGTGTCTTTCACCAGCCCTTTGATCAGTTGCGCCGTCACACCGTCGATCTGGCCGTGCGTCACCCGCGTGGTCAGGTCGAAATGGCGCTTGTCCTTCAGCAGGTAAGCGCCGTTCATCTCGACCACCGCGCCATGACCGGCGTGGCTGACATGGGTTTCAAAGCGCTGAAACTTCGCACCGGTCGAAAAAACATATTGTTTGAAGACGCTGCCCGGAGCCGTATCAATGATTGATGTACGAATGGAAATAGCGCTTTCCGGCTCGTCCAGAATGACGACGCGGATCAGTTTCGCGCCCTCGGCCAGTTGAAAGCGCAACTGCGTATGGACGGCATAATCAAAGGCGCCGGTATAGTCCTCGAACAGGATCAGGCTCTGGCCTGCCGAAAGCGTGATCCGGCCTTCGCCCTGATAACCGAGATAGCCGTCTTCGTCGCCGAAATCATTGCCGTCGATATAGAGGCGGCCCGGCCCGGCCACGGCCTGATCGGCGGCCTGTTGCAGACCGGCAAAACCCGCCTCATCGGCGGCGAAATAGACGAAATCTTCGGCCTCGGCATCCAGCTCCGACAGGGTACGCACGACCAGAGGCTTACCCGGCGCAGCACGCAAGGCGCGCGACAGGTCGGAATATTTCCAGTCCTCGTCGCGGCGCGTCGGGTAGGACGACGGATCGAATATGTCCAAACCAGGCATCAGGCGGCGGGCTCCAGATATTCGTCATAGCCGCGCGCTTCGAGTTCGAGCGCCAGCTCCGGCCCGCCCGATTTGACGATGCGGCCGGCCACCAGCACATGCACTTGGTCGGGTTTGATATGGTCGAGCAGGCGCTGATAGTGGGTGATGACCAACATGCCGCGATCAGGGCTGCGCAAGGCATTGACGCCTTCGGACACCACCTTCAGCGCATCAATATCGAGGCCGGAATCGGTTTCGTCGAGGATCAGGAATTTCGGCTCCAGCAGCGCCATTTGCAGCACTTCCATACGCTTCTTCTCGCCGCCCGAAAATCCGACATTGAGCGGGCGTTTCAGCATGTCCAGGTCGATCTTCAGCGACTTGGCGATCTGGCGGATCGATTTGAGGAAGTCCGGTGCCGACACCTCCTCCTCACCGCGCAGTTTACGTTGTGAATTCAAGGCCGTGCGCAGGAAGGTTAAGGCCGGAACGCCGGGAATTTCGAGCGGATATTGAAACGACAGATAAAGCCCCGCTGCGGCGCGCTCATGCACGTCCTTGTCCAGCAGGTCTTCACCATTGAAGGTGACCGATCCGCCGGTGACGGTATAGTTGGGCCGTCCCGCCAGCGTATAGCCGAGCGTCGATTTACCGGCGCCATTGGGGCCCATTATGGCATGGACTTCACCCGCAGGCACATCCAGCGACAGGCCCTTGAGGATGGTCTTGCTATCAACGGCGACGGAGAGGTTTTGGATAGAAAGCATTATTTGGGTTCCGGGGTTAGGCCATCAGGAAATTCGTCAAAACCGTCAATATCCAATAATCGACCAAACATTCTTCTTTGTTCATTTGCCGCATCGAAAACTTTAGAAAATCCGCGAGATAAGTGCCCCCACATTTCTCTCGCTTTGCCTCGATTTTCGAAAGAATTTCCGGCTCTTAAACTATGCAACCAAACCATTAGTCCGGCAGCATCGTGGAAAGATTTTCTTTTCTGCGCCTCACGAAGAACATTACCCAGAGATAGAACGAAAAGCGGATCTGCTCCTTGAATGGCTATGCACTGTCGGAGGTCTATATCTTTTTCATCAATGTATACGTTCCGCCAATGAGCAACAAAAGCAACTACAAGCGCTATCTCATCCGAATCCATAACACTCAAATGAGAAACAAATTGGGAAGCCTCTTTAAGCTGCGTGGATAAAGACCATTTGTTTATTAAGCTCCCTATCATCCCACGCTCCCCTCTAACGAAATCGCCACCAGTTTCTGCGCTTCAACGGCGAACTCCATCGGCAGTTCCTGCAAGACATCGCGCACGAAACCATTGACCAAAAGGGCCACGGCCTCTTCTTGTGAAAGCCCGCGCTGCATGGCGTAGAACAATTGATCCTCGGAAAGGCGCGTCGTCGTCGCCTCGTGCTCAAACTGCGCTTTCGCCGTATCGGCCTCGATATAGGGCACGGTATGGGCAGCGCACGTCTTGCCGATAAGCAGACTGTCGCACTGGGTAAAGTTACGCGCCCCCGTCGCCCTGGCGTGGGCCGACACCAGCCCGCGATAGGTATTGGACGACCGGCCCGCCGATACGCCCTTTGAGATGATGCGTGAGCGCGTATTCTTGCCGAGATGGATCATCTTGGTGCCGGTATCGGCCTGCTGCGCGCCATTGGTGACGGCGATCGAATAGAATTCGCCCACGCTGTCATCGCCGCGCAGGATGCAGGACGGATATTTCCACGTCACCGCCGAACCGGTTTCGACTTGAGTCCACGACACTTTCGCGCGCGCACCACGGCAATCGGCGCGCTTGGTGACGAAATTATAGATGCCGCCCTTGCCTTCCGCATCGCCCGGATACCAGTTCTGGACGGTCGAATATTTAATCTCGGCATCGTCCATCGCCACCAGTTCGACCACGGCGGCGTGAAGCTGGTTCTCGTCGCGTTGCGGTGCCGTGCAGCCCTCCAGATACGAAACATAGGCCCCCTTGTCGGCGATGATCAGGGTGCGTTCGAACTGACCGGTATTCTCGGCATTGATGCGGAAATAGGTCGAAAGCTCCATCGGGCAGCGAACGCCCGGCGGCACATAGACGAACGATCCGTCCGAGAAGACGGCGGCATTGAGCGCGGCGAAATAATTATCCGACACCGGCACCACCGAGCCCAGATATTGACGCACCAGTTCAGGATGTTCGCGTAAAGCCTCGGAAATAGAGCAGAAAATCACCCCGGCCTGCGCCAGTTCCTTCTTGAAGGTGGTGACGACCGATACCGAGTCAAATACCGCATCCACCGCATAGCGCGGCGCGCCTTCCACCCCCGCCAGCACCGCCTGTTCCTTCAGCGGAATGCCGAGCTTGGCATAGACGGCCAGCAGTTCGGGATCAACTTCATCCAGCGATTTCGGCCCATCTTTCTTCTTGGGCGCGGCGTAATAATAGAGGTTCTGATAATCGACCTTCTGGTAATGCACCTTGGCCCAGTCGGGCTCTTCCATCGCCAGCCAGCGCTCAAAGGCCGCCAGACGCCATTCCAGCATCCATTCGGGCTCGTTCTTCTTGGCTGAGATAAAGCGCACGATGTCGGCGTTCAGCCCCTTGGGGGCGAACTCGGTTTCGATGTCGCTGACAAAGCCGTGTTCATAGGCTTCGAGCTTGGCCACCGTGTCGATGGTTTCCTTAACCGCCGCCATATCAGTTCAGTTCCTTTTCCAGCGCCTTGCCCGATGCTTTGGCATGGCGCTTCAGATATGCTTCATAACCCATTGACCAGACATCGTAAAAACGCTGCCAGTCTTCCGGCTTGGTTGTCCACCCGGCCGAGACGCGCAAGGCCTTGTCGGCCAGATCGTCACGTCCCATCGCCGACACGATCCGGCTCGATTTCACCTTGCCCGACGAACAGGCCGAACCCGACGAGACGCAGATCCCGGCCATGTCCATATAGATCAGTTGCAGGGCCGACGGCCAAGCGCCTTGCGCCAACGCCACAATACCGGGAACGCGCCGGGCATCCTCCCCCAATATGGTGACGCCCAGCGCCTTCAGCGAGGCTTCAACCGCGATTTGTGCGCTGCATAAAGCGTCCGCCATCGGCTGGCAAGCCTTGAAGGCGGCGGCAAAGGCGGCAATGCCGGCGATATTCTCGGTGCCGGCGCGCAGGCCCAGTTCCTGACCGCTGCCGCTGATCAGGGCCGCAGGCACGCGGTCGCGGTCATGGGCAAACGCCCCTACCCCCTGCCCGCCGCCGACCTTATGGGCGCTGAGGCTTAGTGAGTCCGCGCCCAGGGCACGAAAATCAATATTGATCTTGCCAAGCGCCTGCACGGCATCGACGTGCAGCCAGCCATCGCGCGCCCGCACCAGCGCCGCCAGCGCCGCAATGTCATTGATCACGCCGGTTTCATTATTGGCCAGCATAACGCAGACGAAAGGACGTTTTTTGTCCTGGCCGGGTCGATCCAGCAAGGCCGCCAGCGCCGCCACATCGACATCGCCCTGCGGTCGCAAAGGCGCGATCAGCGCGCCCGAAACCGCACCGTAAAGGCTGTCGTGTTCACCCGCCGACAAGACCAGATAATCGAAGCTTTGCGCCTGACGCAGCGCCATCGCATTGGCTTCGGTGCCACCAGACGTAAAGACCAGCCCCGCCGCCCCCGTGGCATTCAGCCCCGCCAGCAGGTCGGCGCGCGCCTCTTCGAGCGTGAGCTTGGCCTTGCGCCCCAGACTATGGATCGACGAGGCATTGCCGCCCAATTCAGAGGCGCGCAGAAACGCATCGCGCGCTTCGGGGCGCAACGGCGAGGTCGCGGCGTGATCGAGATAGAGGGGCAATGTTTCAGGCCTCCATCAGTGCAGGCGCGGAGATCGACACCGTCTTGCGCGTGCGGCGCTTGATCACGTCTTCCAGCGATACCTGCGACAGATAATCATGGATGGCAACGCCCAGATCTTCCCACAGATAATGGGTCAAGCAGCGCTGCCCACCCGGCATACAGCCGATTTCGTGCACGGCCTCGTCCTTTGACAGCCGTTTATTAGCCCCC contains the following coding sequences:
- a CDS encoding lysophospholipid acyltransferase family protein encodes the protein MRSCLFALAYWWLSISYSLLALILSLLPGHAPVRWIIHRYTRRMVQAMRIFAGIGLEIRGREHLLDRPVIYACKHQSWGDGFSIYAQFDDLAFVTGDHLEKYPLMATLLRKLGAIVVNNCGGHQARKALASRSAEAARDGRSILIYPEGHLNAPGTYRRYRAGVWHMMRDFDMPVVPVATNLGLFWQEQRFEKRPGTAVLEFLAPIMPGLDKDAFLDLLRDRIETRSQQLISEATGQPFTPSIPAEPLLSPL
- the parE gene encoding DNA topoisomerase IV subunit B — protein: MTSSIPQPSLFNPGDDKTEKPAAIKPAQVVPMPTPAQSPLSAQPQEKKIMPAAAIPEPGTDQDADLSYNASSIEVLEGLEPVRKRPGMYIGGTDEKAMHHLFAEVLDNAMDEAVAHHAKAIWVELDADGYVSVRDDGRGMPVDPHPKYPGKSALEVIMTVLHSGGKFSGKAYATSGGLHGVGASVVNALSQRLEVTVWRDGFEWQQNFSKGHVLGPIEQVQPSKKRGTKLRFRPDPEIFASHHFKPARLYRMSKAKAYLFRGVQINWKCAAELIHDQTPAEDKFFFPNGLADYLAERVKDTETVSDIFSGRVDRADDAGAVEWAVVWSAAGFGEHDGFVQSYCNTIPTPDGGTHEAGLRAALTRSLKTYAEMTGDKRGGLITAEDVAASAGVVISVFIRNPEFQGQTKDRLSSPDAARLVERALADPFDHWLTSSPKQADRLLQFIVEKAEERLKKRKDKEVQRASATRKLRLPGKLADCARQDAIGTELFIVEGDSAGGSAKQGRNRNTQAILPLRGKILNVASATGDKARANQELSDLGLALGVQPGAKFREEDLRYERIVIMTDADVDGAHIASLLITYFYRTMPAMIRNGNLFLAMPPLYRLSLGGKTFYARDDAHRDELIAKEFKGKRPEIGRFKGLGEMMPSQLKETTMDPKTRTMARVTLPHDEEDIEALVETLMGRKPELRFRFIQDNAEFAIADLDV
- a CDS encoding diguanylate cyclase, which produces MNKDIDISVRSPSAYALAGDALRLMQEHGVWPTPLNYELWLYVAGDPECPLAQEILRLVAAGEMISEDVSESLASKFITRLKLNDEVRDAGLKLTRELASITEVIVDAQKTQRTYSETLEGARNAMNAVDASALKSLVDNLTEATNTVLDHHAVLENRLTESSREVNRLRKHLDQVRMEAMTDALTNLANRKSFDEALDAHCEDDGTLPLTLAVIDIDHFKRFNDTWGHQTGDQVLRYVASVLARIGRAPRMAARYGGEEFGLLFPGETCAQIERLLNEARQEIASRVLKRRSTNEDLGTVTISAGLAQRHAGEDSFDLLDRADKALYQSKNSGRNRVTIADDDQLNSNAA
- a CDS encoding SUF system Fe-S cluster assembly protein, with protein sequence MFSLDEMGGQQPAALEQAELDRLTDELIAAFKTVYDPEIPVDIYELGLIYRVDVSDERHVVVDMTLTAPGCPVAGEMPGWVQQAVMGVKGVAGCEVNLLFDPPWDSSRMSDEAKLQLNMF
- a CDS encoding cysteine desulfurase, whose amino-acid sequence is MPFDVEAARADFPILSRQIKDKPLVYLDSGASAQKPAAVIDAMSEAMRHSYANVHRGLHRLANETTDAYEAGRETVARFMGAQVNEIVFTKSATEAVNLVAYSWGESLQAGDEILTTEMEHHANIVPWYMLAERKGLKLTYVPILDDGSLDMAAFERLLTPRVKMVAVTHMSNVLGTINPVAEIITKAHAVGAKVLIDGAQGIVHLPVDVKAMDADFYVFSAHKLYGPTGLGVLYAKADLLDAMPPWQGGGEMIGHVSKDKITWNEPPHRFEAGTPAILEVIGLKAAIDWLVQFDRDEVAAHEHALYVRAHDALTQINSLRVHGEAPGKGSILTFSLGQAHAHDVAQILDRYNVAVRAGTHCAEPLMTRLGVTSTVRASIALYNTEAEIDTLAEAVAKAQSFFS
- a CDS encoding DEAD/DEAH box helicase — translated: MTKFTELGLGAEVLRAVAETGYDTPTAIQEQAIPVALTGLDVLGIAQTGTGKTAAFTLPMIERLAAGRSRARMPRAIVLAPTRELADQVAEAFEKYAKYHKLNWALLIGGVSMADQVAKLDKGVDVLICTPGRLLDLFERSKVMLNGVQIMVVDEADRMLDMGFIPDIERIFKLTPPTRQTLFFSATMPPEITRLTEQFLKNPVRIEVSRPASTNENITQYVLRVPHRDARAKRIALRALIATLDIKNGIVFCNRKSDVDIVAKSLSKHGLDAAPIHGDLDQSLRMKTLDAFRKGDLKLLVASDVAARGLDIPDVGHVFNFDVPHHADDYVHRVGRTGRAGRSGEAYLLLSAADEKNYDKVVKLIKKDPAVLDLDVDYSALSDAPRPAVRESGKSRGSSSSRVRDRKEKPRAIVENTENPEKIQAPVEKISPATAATIQPEAVGKKPASRGKKQNKTTDKAEVDTPFGDHVPAFMMRSAPVKT
- a CDS encoding iron-sulfur cluster assembly accessory protein, whose translation is MDIQPVITPRVRRPRPAIVSLTEAAATQVKAIMDKADKPYAGLRVGVKQGGCAGQEYVLSYAEETGPLDEVVSDKGVTILIDAKAVLYLVGTVIDYETTKLASKFVFKNPNETDACGCGESVTIKPVSAD